In Penicillium oxalicum strain HP7-1 chromosome I, whole genome shotgun sequence, a single window of DNA contains:
- a CDS encoding Elongation factor 2: protein MVNFTIEEIRSLMDRPANIRNMSVIAHVDHGKSTLSDSLVQRAGIISAAKAGEGRYMDTRQDEQDRGITIKSTAISLYAKFPDPEDLKEIPQKVDGSEFLVNLIDSPGHVDFSSEVTAALRVTDGAMVVVDCISGVCVQTETVLRQALTERIKPVLVINKVDRALLELQCTKEDLYQSFSRTIESVNVIISTYNDKALGDVQVYPDQGTIAFGSGLHGWAFTVRQFAVKYAKKFGVDRKKMLERLWGDNYFNPKTKKWTKNGEADGKSLERAFNMFILDPIFKIFAAINNDKKDDVLSIVEKLDVKLTSEEKEFTGKALLKTVMRKFLPAADAMLEMICIHLPSPVTAQKYRAETLYEGPTDDKACIGIRDCDPTAPLMLYVSKMVPTSDKGRFYAFGRVYSGTVKSGLKVRIQGPNYVPGKKDDLFIKAIQRTILMMGRFVEPIEDVPAGNIVGLVGVDQFLLKSGTLTTDETAHNLKVMKFSVSPVVQRGVEVKNAQDLPKLVEGLKRLSKSDPCVLTLINESGQHIVAGAGELHLEICLKDLEEDHAGVPLRISDPVVSYRETVAGTSTMTALSKSPNKHNRLYMTAEPMDEEVALAIEAGKISPRDDFKARARLMADDYGWDVTDARKIWCFGPDTNGANLLIDQTKAVQYLNEIKDSVVSGFQWATREGPIAEEPLRAVRFNILDVTLHADAIHRGGGQIIPTARREPIFNVEIQVPEQAMGGIYGVLTRRRGHVYAEEQRPGTPLFTVKAYLPVNESFGFSADLRSATGGQAFPQSVFDHWSILPGGSPLDTTTKPGQIVAEMRKRKGLKEQVPGYENYYDKL from the exons ATGGTTAA CTTCACCATTGAGGAG ATCCGGTCTCTGATGGACCGTCCGGCCAACATCCGGAACATGTCCGTCATTGCTCACG TCGATCACGGAAAGTCCACCCTCTCCGACTCCCTCGTCCAGCGTGCCGGTATCATCTCCGCCGCCAAGGCTGGTGAGGGTCGTTACATGGACACCCGTCAGGACGAGCAGGACCGTGGTATCACCATCAAGTCCACTGCCATCTCCCTGTACGCCAAGTTCCCCGACCCTGAGGATCTCAAGGAGATCCCCCAGAAGGTCGATGGTAGCGAGTTCTTGGTCAACCTGATCGATTCCCCCGGTCACGTTGACTTCTCTTCCGAGGTTACTGCCGCTCTCCGTGTCACTGACGGTGCCATGGTCGTCGTCGACTGTATCTCCGGTGTCTGTGTCCAGACCGAGACTGTCCTGCGTCAGGCTTTGACCGAGCGTATCAAGCCCGTCCTGGTCATCAACAAGGTCGACCGTGCTCTTCTTGAGCTGCAGTGCACCAAGGAGGACCTGTACCAGTCCTTCTCCCGTACCATCGAGTCCGTCAacgtcatcatctccacctaCAACGACAAGGCCCTCGGTGATGTCCAGGTGTACCCCGACCAGGGTACCATCGCTTTCGGTTCCGGTCTCCACGGCTGGGCCTTCACCGTCCGTCAGTTCGCCGTCAAGTACGCCAAGAAGTTCGGTGTCGACCGCAAGAAGATGCTCGAGCGTCTGTGGGGCGACAACTACTTCAAccccaagaccaagaagTGGACCAAGAACGGCGAGGCTGACGGCAAGTCCCTCGAGCGTGCCTTCAACATGTTCATCTTGGACcccatcttcaagatcttcgcCGCTATCAACAACGACAAGAAGGATGACGTCCTCAGCATCGTTGAGAAGCTCGATGTTAAGCTCAccagcgaggagaaggagttCACCGGCAAGGCTCTTCTCAAGACCGTCATGCGCAAGTTCCTCCCCGCTGCCGACGCCATGCTTGAGATGATCTGTATCCACCTGCCTTCCCCCGTCACTGCCCAGAAGTACCGTGCCGAGACTCTGTACGAGGGTCCCACCGACGACAAGGCCTGCATTGGTATCCGCGACTGTGACCCCACTGCTCCTCTGATGCTGTACGTCTCCAAGATGGTGCCCACCTCCGACAAGGGTCGTTTCTACGCTTTCGGTCGTGTCTACTCCGGTACCGTCAAGTCCGGTCTCAAGGTCCGCATCCAGGGTCCCAACTACGTCCCTGGCAAGAAGGACGACCTGTTCATCAAGGCCATTCAGCGTACCATCCTGATGATGGGTCGCTTCGTTGAGCCCATTGAGGACGTCCCCGCCGGTAACATTGTCGGTCTGGTCGGTGTCGACCAGTTCCTGCTCAAGTCCGGTACCCTGACCACCGACGAGACCGCCCACAACCTGAAGGTCATGAAGTTCTCCGTCTCCCCCGTCGTCCAGCGTGGTGTTGAGGTCAAGAACGCCCAGGATCTGCCCAAGCTGGTCGAGGGTCTCAAGCGTCTGTCCAAGTCCGACCCTTGCGTTCTGACTCTGATCAACGAGTCTGGTCAGCACATTGTtgccggtgccggtgagCTCCACCTCGAGATTTGCTTGAAGGATCTTGAGGAGGACCACGCTGGTGTTCCCCTGCGCATCTCCGACCCCGTCGTGTCTTACCGTGAGACTGTCGCTGGCACCTCCACCATGACCGCTCTGTCCAAGTCCCCCAACAAGCACAACCGTCTCTACATGACTGCTGAGCCCATGGACGAGGAGGTTGCCCTTGCCATCGAGGCTGGCAAGATCAGCCCCCGTGACGATTTCAAGGCCCGTGCCCGTCTCATGGCTGACGACTACGGCTGGGATGTCACCGACGCCCGTAAGATCTGGTGCTTCGGTCCCGACACCAACGGTGCCAACTTGCTCATTGACCAGACCAAGGCCGTTCAGTACCTGAACGAAATCAAGGACTCTGTCGTCTCCGGTTTCCAGTGGGCCACCCGTGAGGGTCCCATTGCTGAGGAGCCCCTGCGTGCTGTCCGCTTCAACATTCTTGATGTGACCCTGCACGCTGATGCCATCCaccgtggtggtggtcagaTCATCCCCACTGCCCGCCGC GAGCCTATCTTCAACGTCGAGATCCAGGTTCCCGAGCAGGCTATGGGTGGTATCTACGGTGTCCTTACCCGCCGTCGTGGTCACGTCTACGCCGAGGAGCAGCGCCCCGGTACTCCTCTGTTCACCGTCAAGGCTTACCTGCCCGTCAACGAGTCTTTCGGTTTCTCTGCCGATCTGCGCTCCGCCACCGGTGGTCAGGCCTTCCCCCAGTCCGTCTTCGACCACTGGTCCATCCTCCCCGGTGGTTCTCCCCtcgacaccaccaccaagcCCGGTCAGATTGTCGCCGAGATGCGCAAACGCAAGGGTCTCAAGGAGCAGGTTCCCGGCTACGAGAAC TACTACGACAAGCTGTAA